GGTGAGCTGTGAGGTTTGCTGGAGCGATTAGAAAAGAAAATGTAGGCATAAGTAACGATAAGGCAGGCGAGAAACCTGCCCGCCGAAAGATCAAGGTTTCCTCAGCTATGCTAATCAGCTGAGGGTTAGTCGGGTCCTAACGCGTATCCGAATTGGAGTAGTGGATGGACAACAGGTTAATATTCCTGTACTTTCATAACGATAGAAGTGACGGAATGAGGTAGGCTCTGCGTACTGACGGAATAGTACGTTAAAGGTGTTGTTATGGCACTGATAGTACACTAAGGCTTCGGCTGCGGTGATAATGAGTTGATAACGTTTCCAAGAAAAGCGAGTTATGAAACCCGTACCGTAAACCGACACAGGTGATCGGGATGAGTATTCTAAGGCGCTCGAGAGATTCATGGCTAAGGAACTAGGCAAAATAGACCTGTAACTTCGGGAGAAAGGTCGCCTCCCTCATTGGGAGGCCGCAGTGAAAAGGTCCAGGCGACTGTTTATCAAAAACACAGGACTCTGCTAAATTGAAAGATGATGTATAGGGTCTGACACCTGCCCGGTGCTGGAAGGTTAAGAGGAGATGTTAGGAGCAATTCGAAGCATTGAATTGAAGCCCCAGTAAACGGCGGCCGTAACTATAACGGTCCTAAGGTAGCGAAATTCCTTGTCGGGTAAGTTCCGACCTGCACGAATGGTGTAACGATCTGGACACTGTCTCGGCCATGAGCTCGGTGAAATTGTAGTATCGGTGAAGATGCCGATTACCCGCAGTGGGACGAAAAGACCCTGTGCACCTTTACTATATCTTCGTATTGGTCTTGGATAAGTGATGCGTAGGATAGGTGGGAGACTTTGAATGGGTTATTCCGGTAGCCCAGGAGTCGTTGTTGAAATACCACCCTTTGCTTATCTGAGGTCTAACTCCGCTAGTGTGGAGGACAATTCGTGGAGGGTAGTTTGACTGGGGTGGTCGCCTCCAAAAGCGTAACGGAGGCTTCTAAAGGTTCCCTCAGCACGCTTGGTAACCGTGCGTAGAGTGCAATGGCATAAGGGAGCTTGACTGAGAGACCTACAAGTCGATCAGGTACGAAAGTAGAGCATAGTGATCCGGTGGTTCCGTATGGAAGGGCCATCGCTCAAAGGATAAAAGGTACGCCGGGGATAACAGGCTGATCTCCCCCAAGAGCTCACATCGACGGGGGGGTTTGGCACCTCGATGTCGGCTCGTCACATCCTGGGGCTGGAGAAGGTCCCAAGGGTTGGGCTGTTCGCCCATTAAAGTGGCACGCGAGCTGGGTTCAGAACGTCGTGAGACAGTTCGGTCTCTATCTACTGTGGGCGTTAGAAATTTGCGTGGATCTGACTCTAGTACGAGAGGACCGAGTTGGACTAACCTCTGGTGTATCAGTTGTACTGCCAAGTGCATTGCTGAGTAGCTATGTTGGGATGGGATAAGTGCTGAAAGCATATAAGTACGAAACCCGCCACAAGATGAGATTTCTTTAAAGGGTTGTGGGAGATGACCACGTTGATAGGCTATAGGTGTAACGGCAGTAATGTCATAGCCGAGTAGTACTAATTACCCGTAAACTTATTGCGCATAAGATTCTTTTTTATAGCTTATATTACGAACTTGTTTTTTATCCTAATATGTTAAAAATATTATAGTGGAAGTTGGCTAATGCCTAATGGTTCTTCCCTAAAGATTTAAGGTGGTTATAGCAAAAGGGCTCACCTCTTACCATTCCGAACAGAGCAGTTAAACCTTTTAGCGCAGATGGTACTACGCAAGTGGGAGAGTATGTCGCCGCCTTCTTTAATCGAAAATCCGTTTCATATTGAAACGGATTTTTTTTATGCTAAGGTGCGGCGTGTCCCTTTGGTCGAACTGCCGCCTTCTTTAAGTTAAAACTCCAATCACAAATGATTGGAGTTTTTTGTTTTTCAAATGAGCGGCGCTGTTCGCAAGCTCGGGTCGCCGCCTGTCTCGTCCTGAAAAAATGATACAGGATTAAACAACTAAAAAATTATTAATCAAGTGGTACAGTCTTACCAACTGTATCACTTTTTCTTTTATACAATTTAGGAACTAATTCCTGTTGGGTATGTATCTGTTTTGGGGTTAAAAAATGATTCGAAAAATGAGGTCTCTTTTCGTTGTATATTTTAACCACATCAGCTACCAACTTCTTTCTACATTGCAAATTTACATTAAATTTGTCAATATCATACTCTTGTTTCAAAATTCCATTGATTCTTTCCGCAATTGCATTCTGGTAAGGATCAGACTCTTGAGTCATACTACATCGGATATTATACTGATTTAAAACCTTTTGATAATCATCTGAACAATATTGCAACCCTCTATCTGAATGATGAATTAATTCCTCTATTTTTTCCTTTTTCAAAGCGGATTTTAAAGCTTTTAAACTGGAAGTACTAGCCAAAGAGTCCGACACATCATAGCCTACAATTTTCTTCGAATAAGCATCTGTAATCAAACTCAAATAAGCAGGATTTTCTCTGTTACCCAAGTAAGTAATGTCTGCTACCCAAAGTCGGTTAGGAGCTTTTACTTGATAATCTTTTATCAAATTAGTGTGTTTCATAAAACGATGTAACGAGTTGGTTGTTTTATGATAACTTCTTTTAGGAATAATAAGTAAATGATTAGCTCTTAGTATATTAAAAAATTTATCTCTACCTATTTTTAACATTTTCAATTCCTCTTTTAAAAGAGAATAAAGTTTTCTTCCGCCCATTTTGGGACTGTGTTTTCTTATTTCTGCTACCATTGCCACTACTTGTTTTGCGTTGTTTTTACGCGTATCTCTACGCTTTAAATTGCGATAATAAACCTGTCTATCCACCCCGAACAGCTGACAGGCAAAACTTACTGTTTCTTGTTCTTTTTCTCGGAAAGTTTCGATAGTTCGGGGGTGAGTTTTTTAGTTCGTGTATTTTATTTTTTTCAATAGGACTCACTGAATGTTTCACATTTCGTATATCAATTTGATATTCTTGTTGGGCAAGGTCAATCATCATATCGAAAATAATTGATTTCTTATCCGATACATAGGCTTGTCTTTCGAGCAGTGCTTTTTGTTTTTTTAGGAGTTTTACTTCTGCTTCAAGCTCCATTATCCTTTGTTCTGGTGATTTAGGCATATTTGATGGGGTTTGATTTTCCCAGTCAAAGTTACCAAATTTTCTCAACCAATTCATAACTGTACTTCGTGACTGAATGCCATATTTTTTACAGGCACCACAGGTCGATAAGCTGCCTGATTCAATCTCTTTTACAATATTGAGTTTAAAACTCATACTGTAATCTCGTTGAGTGCGTTTTACATATTTATCCATAATAACGATTTTTTTTGTATCGATATTTCAGGATAAGACAGCTTTCTTTAAAGAAAAGGCTGATTCAAAACGAATCAGGCTTTTTTTGTTTTTAAAGCCTTTTTTAAATTTCGAGTAAAATTTTTATAGTGGATAATTTGACCATACTCCTTAAGTTTTTCCTATAAAGTAGTTTGTAATTTTTATACGATTTTAGAGCATTGTCTATCCAAGAAAAAGTACATTTTTAATATGTTTCGTATAAATTTTATTTTACAAATTTCTATAATTTAATTTTTAAATAGGCTCTAATCCTAATTGCTGAAAAGTTGGTATCCATCAAAGCTTTTTTCCTTTTTGCACTAATAAGCGTAATATGATGATTAATTTGTAAAAAATCACCAACTATTTTTCAGTACATTACCTTTTTAAATTCTATTGCAATAAAAGAGAAAACTATCAGTAATAAAATAGGTTGACCTTTTTGGACAACCTATGAAAGCAAATAAAAACTTTTAAAAAAATCATTGTTTTACCTTATTTTCATTTGGGCGATAGCCTTCTAGTAAATCATCGTTTTCAAATATAAATGGAATTGACGTAGGTTGATTCCATTCTACATCGTAACGATGCATCAAAAAATCGTTTAGCTCAGTACGATTGTTAAATTTCACCGCTTGGTAAGGCTCTTGGAAAGATAATTTTTCGATAAAAATAAGTTTATTATCCGTTGTTGGAACTAAAACCCCCACGTGACCTACAAATAACTCACTTTCCTCAGGAGTAATTGCCGAATGGAAAAAAACTGAAATGAGCGACGCTTTGGCTCTATCATTTTTATGAGGAAACGTGATGCCTTTCTCTTTCCAAGTTTTTCGTGCATTTTCAATATGTTTTTGAGTATCAGAAACGTACGGAGTTGGGAAATTGGTGTATAAATTCATAAAAACTTCCTTTTCCCTCTCAGAAAATACCCTTTTAGGATTGTTCTCCAATGCGTCATTATCCACAAATAGATTTAAACCAACATCAGTTTTAGGCTCTTTAACCTCGACAAAATCACGTAATAAATCCAAAGAAGTAATTCTGCAATTATAACCAGGAAAATTAGGGTGTTTTTTATCCCAACGTTCTATAACACTAACTTGGTCATACTTAGGAGTTAAGTTATCTGAAGTAGAAAACCCTTGCTGAACCAATCCTACATCGCCCACCAAATTATTAAAATAGTTTACATTTTCAAAGAAAGCTTCAATATTAGCTTGAGCAATTCCAGCATTGGCAAATGCCTGTTTTACTTCTTCCTGACTGGCTTTATCCACCAAATTAGAATATTCCATTTGCTTTAAAAAAGGCTGATTTTCAACATTTTCTTGTTTGGTAAGTGAATTTATGTTTGTCGTCTGTTTATTTTGTTGATTACAAGCTACAAAAGCAACTGCCAACCCCATAATTAAAATACTTTTTCCTTTCATAATGATTTCCTTAAGATTTAAAGTGCTAATGTAAATTATTTTTTTGATTTTCAAAGCAATGTTTTTGTTATTTCCCACAGATTTCCCAGATATTCACTAATTCCTATTTCATTCAAAACAATACAAAAATATACTAATGACAATATTTTAGGTTATGATGAGTATTTTTTAGGTTCAAGAAACAATATTTTAGCTTCCAATGACTATTTTTTAGATTCAGAAAGCAATAATTTAGATTTTGATTAGTATTTTTATTCTTTAATAAAGATATTCCATATCAATTGAAGTCTAATAAATTAATTTGATTGCTTTATCATACTATTTTTTTCGTTTCGATTCGATTCTTAAAAGTAGAAGGGAAAAATTAAAAAAGATTCTATACATTTGTGCTTTCAACAGATAAAAATTGAGTAAAATGAAAAAAAGTGTTTTAAAAATGATTTTTTTAGTAGTGTCATTAGCTACTATTTCTTGTGGAAAGGATACCGATAGTCCAAAACCTAATGAAAATGATTCAACTCCCGTAAAACTTATTAAGTCAATAAAAATCAACGGCGGAGAAGAGAATTTAAAAGAAGCTATAATTCATTATACATACAATAATGAAAATAAAATTACTAAAATAGGTGATGTAATTGATATATCTTACTCAAAAAATAAGATTGAGGTTGAAACATTTAAGATATCAGCTACAATTAACGAAAAAGGAAATGTCGTTTCTTTAATAAAAAAAGAAACTTACGATAAAAAATATGAATATAAATACAATGCTGACAATCAATTAATTCAAGAAACCAAAAAAGCAGCCGAAGGAACCATCGATAAAGATGAAATATATAATTATCATTGGGAAAATGGTAATTTTGTAGCTTTAGGGGACAAAAATAATCCTGC
This genomic window from Capnocytophaga canimorsus contains:
- a CDS encoding transposase, which encodes MDKYVKRTQRDYSMSFKLNIVKEIESGSLSTCGACKKYGIQSRSTVMNWLRKFGNFDWENQTPSNMPKSPEQRIMELEAEVKLLKKQKALLERQAYVSDKKSIIFDMMIDLAQQEYQIDIRNVKHSVSPIEKNKIHELKNSPPNYRNFPRKRTRNSKFCLSAVRGG
- a CDS encoding IS3 family transposase; translation: MDRQVYYRNLKRRDTRKNNAKQVVAMVAEIRKHSPKMGGRKLYSLLKEELKMLKIGRDKFFNILRANHLLIIPKRSYHKTTNSLHRFMKHTNLIKDYQVKAPNRLWVADITYLGNRENPAYLSLITDAYSKKIVGYDVSDSLASTSSLKALKSALKKEKIEELIHHSDRGLQYCSDDYQKVLNQYNIRCSMTQESDPYQNAIAERINGILKQEYDIDKFNVNLQCRKKLVADVVKIYNEKRPHFSNHFLTPKQIHTQQELVPKLYKRKSDTVGKTVPLD
- a CDS encoding DUF4595 domain-containing protein codes for the protein MKKSVLKMIFLVVSLATISCGKDTDSPKPNENDSTPVKLIKSIKINGGEENLKEAIIHYTYNNENKITKIGDVIDISYSKNKIEVETFKISATINEKGNVVSLIKKETYDKKYEYKYNADNQLIQETKKAAEGTIDKDEIYNYHWENGNFVALGDKNNPAVRIEYGKNVNKNNFSLILSRSHYYKMFLIYLPFPVGKNSKMLPTKVSSDAYTYTYEYEFDKEGYVTKITENYENTRNKEKYVTTIEINY
- a CDS encoding DUF4300 family protein is translated as MKGKSILIMGLAVAFVACNQQNKQTTNINSLTKQENVENQPFLKQMEYSNLVDKASQEEVKQAFANAGIAQANIEAFFENVNYFNNLVGDVGLVQQGFSTSDNLTPKYDQVSVIERWDKKHPNFPGYNCRITSLDLLRDFVEVKEPKTDVGLNLFVDNDALENNPKRVFSEREKEVFMNLYTNFPTPYVSDTQKHIENARKTWKEKGITFPHKNDRAKASLISVFFHSAITPEESELFVGHVGVLVPTTDNKLIFIEKLSFQEPYQAVKFNNRTELNDFLMHRYDVEWNQPTSIPFIFENDDLLEGYRPNENKVKQ